The following coding sequences lie in one Allochromatium vinosum DSM 180 genomic window:
- the htpG gene encoding molecular chaperone HtpG → MTVEAHKETLEFKAEVSQVLDLVIRSLYSNKEIFLRELVSNASDAAEKLRFEALSDDGLYEGDSALRIRVTVDRDAGTVTISDNGIGLSRNEVVETIGSIASSGTRRFIESLSGDQAKDSTLIGQFGVGFYSAYIVADKVTLVSRRAGLGAEHGVRWESDGRGSYTLETVEKAGRGTDVTLHLKEDEKEFLDSWRLRSIIGKFSDHLAIPVEMAKELYGEEAEQKKDEPPEFEQVNRGTALWMRNKSDITEEEYNDFYKHVSHDFQPPLAYAHNRVEGTNEYTALLYVPSKAPWDLFDRDQKHGVKLYVRRVFIMDEADKLMPHYLRFVKGIVDSDDLPLNVSREILQHNRKIDTIRQANTKRVLGLLETLAKDEPEKYATFWDEFGKVLKEGPAEDFANKERLAGLLRFSTTHSEGSEQRESLDAYIERMKEGQDKIYYITADSPAAARHSPHLEVFRKKGVEVLLLSDRVDEWLVSHLHEYKGKSLQSVAKGDLDLGELADKEEQEAKEKAATEHKPLLDRLKSALGGQVEDVRPSTRLVDSPACLVVGADDMSANLARVLKAVGQSAPETKPILEVNLDHLLVRRLESESDEGRFNDLASILFDQAQLAEGGQLDDPAAFVGRLNKLMLNMMMAGG, encoded by the coding sequence ATGACAGTCGAAGCGCATAAGGAAACACTGGAGTTCAAGGCCGAGGTGAGTCAGGTGCTGGATCTGGTGATCCGCTCGCTCTACTCGAACAAGGAGATCTTTCTGCGCGAACTGGTCTCCAACGCCTCGGACGCCGCTGAAAAACTCCGTTTCGAGGCTCTGAGCGACGACGGGCTCTATGAGGGCGATTCGGCGCTGCGCATCCGCGTCACGGTCGATCGCGACGCCGGCACGGTCACGATCTCGGACAACGGCATCGGTCTGAGCCGCAACGAGGTGGTCGAGACCATCGGCAGCATCGCCAGCTCCGGCACCCGCCGCTTCATCGAGAGCCTGTCGGGCGATCAGGCCAAGGACAGCACCCTCATCGGTCAGTTCGGCGTCGGCTTCTATTCAGCCTATATCGTCGCCGACAAGGTGACGCTGGTCTCGCGCCGCGCCGGACTCGGGGCCGAGCATGGCGTGCGCTGGGAGTCCGACGGACGCGGCAGCTACACGCTCGAAACGGTCGAGAAGGCCGGACGCGGCACCGACGTCACCCTGCATCTCAAGGAAGACGAGAAAGAGTTCCTGGATAGCTGGCGTCTGCGTTCGATCATCGGCAAGTTCTCCGACCACCTCGCCATCCCGGTCGAGATGGCCAAGGAACTCTACGGCGAAGAGGCCGAGCAGAAGAAGGACGAGCCGCCCGAGTTCGAGCAGGTCAATCGCGGCACGGCGCTGTGGATGCGCAACAAGTCCGACATCACGGAGGAGGAATACAACGACTTCTACAAGCACGTCTCGCACGACTTCCAGCCGCCGCTGGCCTATGCCCACAACCGGGTCGAGGGCACCAACGAATACACCGCGCTCCTCTATGTGCCGAGCAAGGCGCCCTGGGACCTGTTCGACCGCGACCAGAAGCACGGTGTGAAGCTCTATGTCCGCCGCGTCTTCATCATGGACGAGGCCGACAAGCTGATGCCGCACTATCTGCGCTTCGTCAAGGGCATCGTCGACTCCGACGACCTGCCGCTGAACGTCTCGCGCGAGATCCTCCAGCACAACCGCAAGATCGACACCATCCGTCAGGCCAACACCAAGCGCGTCCTGGGCTTGCTCGAAACCCTGGCCAAGGACGAGCCGGAGAAGTACGCGACCTTCTGGGACGAGTTCGGCAAGGTGCTGAAGGAAGGTCCGGCCGAGGACTTCGCCAACAAGGAACGCCTCGCCGGTCTCTTGCGCTTCTCGACCACGCACAGCGAGGGCAGCGAGCAGCGCGAGTCGCTCGATGCCTATATCGAGCGCATGAAGGAGGGTCAGGACAAGATCTACTACATCACGGCCGACAGCCCGGCGGCCGCCCGTCACAGCCCGCATCTGGAAGTCTTCCGCAAGAAGGGCGTCGAGGTGCTGCTGCTCTCCGATCGTGTCGACGAGTGGCTGGTCAGCCATCTGCACGAGTACAAGGGCAAGTCGCTCCAGTCCGTCGCCAAGGGCGATCTGGATCTCGGCGAGCTGGCCGACAAGGAGGAGCAGGAAGCCAAGGAGAAGGCCGCGACCGAGCACAAGCCGCTGCTCGATCGGCTCAAGAGCGCGCTCGGCGGGCAGGTCGAGGACGTGCGTCCCAGCACCCGTCTGGTCGACTCACCGGCCTGTCTGGTGGTCGGCGCCGACGACATGAGCGCCAATCTGGCGCGCGTGCTCAAGGCGGTCGGTCAAAGCGCACCCGAGACCAAGCCGATCCTGGAGGTCAACCTGGATCATCTGCTGGTGCGGCGTCTGGAGTCCGAGTCGGACGAGGGACGCTTCAATGATCTGGCCTCGATCCTGTTCGATCAGGCGCAACTGGCCGAGGGCGGTCAGCTCGACGATCCGGCAGCCTTCGTCGGGCGTCTCAACAAGCTGATGCTCAACATGATGATGGCCGGCGGCTGA
- a CDS encoding monovalent cation/H+ antiporter complex subunit F: MSLSDIHLAVALLLLATMSIGLIRVAIGPTPSDRLMAAQLLGTSGIGLLLVLIPVIRVPALIDVALVFSLLAAVAIVAFTRRREDEDA; the protein is encoded by the coding sequence ATGTCACTCTCTGATATCCATCTGGCCGTCGCCCTGCTGCTGCTGGCGACCATGAGTATCGGTCTGATCCGGGTCGCCATCGGCCCGACGCCATCGGATCGCCTGATGGCTGCGCAATTGCTGGGCACGTCCGGGATCGGGCTGCTGCTGGTGCTGATCCCGGTGATCCGGGTGCCGGCGCTGATCGACGTGGCGCTGGTGTTCTCACTGCTGGCGGCGGTGGCCATCGTCGCCTTCACCCGCCGACGCGAGGACGAGGACGCATGA
- a CDS encoding DUF1249 domain-containing protein, translating to MQFALDRAFLLKLIAGHPDVGALMSLCEENFILLRRLAPELNAYPAGQRLSRRPGTVDLALEVEEQARYTTLVHLTHRFTDAETLETHSDPDARLRVYHDARQVEVLELRQSMLPLRTRYAHPALTDKWRANLFLSKWLMFCLRQGHGFAPDPNPVGERHLLIDGASSVCFAQPS from the coding sequence ATGCAATTCGCGCTCGACCGCGCCTTTCTCCTCAAACTGATCGCGGGGCACCCGGATGTCGGCGCCCTGATGAGTCTGTGCGAGGAGAACTTCATCCTTCTGCGGCGTCTGGCCCCGGAGTTGAACGCCTATCCGGCCGGACAGCGCCTCTCGCGGCGTCCCGGAACCGTCGATCTCGCTCTGGAGGTCGAGGAGCAGGCGCGCTACACCACGCTGGTGCATCTGACCCACCGTTTCACGGACGCCGAGACGCTGGAGACCCATTCAGACCCGGATGCCCGGCTGCGCGTCTACCATGACGCCCGGCAGGTCGAGGTGCTGGAGCTGCGCCAGTCCATGCTGCCTCTGCGCACCCGGTACGCGCATCCGGCCCTGACCGACAAATGGCGGGCCAATCTGTTCCTGTCCAAATGGCTGATGTTCTGTCTGCGTCAGGGGCATGGCTTCGCGCCCGATCCGAACCCGGTCGGCGAGCGGCACCTGCTGATCGACGGCGCATCCTCGGTCTGTTTCGCGCAGCCTTCATAG
- a CDS encoding alpha-D-glucose phosphate-specific phosphoglucomutase, translating into METIRIATTPFEGQRPGTSGLRKKVKVFQQPGYLENFVQSILDTLPELRGGSLVVGGDGRYFNREAIQVILRLAAANGVRRLIVGRGGLFSTPAVSCVIRKYKTQGGIVLSASHNPGGPDEDFGIKFNSANGGPAPESVTDAIFARTKTIDRYLTLDTPPVDLDQPGVCTLGETEIEIIDPVRDYADLMEALFDFDAIHHLFNSGHFQMRFDAMHAITGPYAIEILENRLGAAPGTVMNGVPLEDFGGGHPDPNLAHAQELVALTHGSDGLDFGAASDGDGDRNMILGRNCFVTPSDSLAILAANAHLLPGYRQGIRGIARSMPTSQAANRVADFLGIECFETPTGWKFFGNLLDAGRITLCGEESFGTGSDHVREKDGLWAVLFWLNLLAVRQQSVAEILTDHWRRFGRNFYTRHDYEGVDLEAAEGLVDHLRRLLPDLPGRQLGAETVSYADDFAYTDPIDGSVSERQGIRIGFASGARIVYRLSGTGTSGATLRVYLEYFEPNPALHHRDTQDAMRPLVLIARELAQIETRTGRTEPDVVT; encoded by the coding sequence ATGGAAACGATCCGCATCGCCACCACGCCGTTCGAGGGTCAGCGCCCCGGAACCTCCGGGCTGCGCAAGAAGGTCAAGGTCTTCCAGCAACCGGGCTACCTGGAGAACTTCGTGCAGTCGATCCTCGACACCCTGCCCGAACTCCGGGGCGGCAGCCTGGTGGTCGGCGGCGATGGGCGCTATTTCAATCGCGAGGCGATCCAGGTCATCCTGCGGCTGGCGGCGGCCAATGGCGTGCGGCGGCTCATCGTCGGGCGCGGCGGGCTGTTCTCCACGCCGGCCGTCTCCTGCGTCATCCGCAAGTACAAGACCCAGGGCGGCATCGTGCTCTCGGCCAGCCACAATCCCGGCGGGCCGGACGAGGACTTCGGCATCAAGTTCAACTCGGCCAACGGCGGCCCGGCCCCCGAATCCGTCACGGACGCCATCTTCGCGCGGACGAAGACCATCGACCGTTATCTGACGCTCGACACGCCGCCGGTCGATCTCGACCAGCCCGGCGTCTGCACGCTCGGCGAGACCGAGATCGAGATCATCGACCCGGTGCGCGACTACGCCGACCTGATGGAGGCGCTGTTCGACTTCGACGCCATTCATCACCTGTTCAACTCCGGCCATTTCCAGATGCGTTTCGACGCCATGCACGCCATCACCGGTCCCTATGCGATCGAGATCCTGGAGAACCGGCTCGGCGCCGCGCCCGGCACCGTGATGAACGGCGTGCCGCTGGAGGATTTCGGCGGCGGTCATCCCGATCCCAACCTCGCCCACGCCCAGGAACTGGTCGCCCTGACCCATGGGTCGGACGGACTTGACTTCGGCGCCGCGTCCGATGGCGACGGCGACCGCAACATGATCCTAGGGCGCAACTGCTTCGTCACCCCGAGCGACAGTCTCGCCATCCTCGCCGCCAACGCGCATCTGCTGCCGGGCTATCGGCAAGGCATCCGGGGCATCGCGCGCTCGATGCCGACCAGTCAGGCGGCCAATCGGGTCGCCGATTTCCTGGGGATCGAGTGTTTCGAGACGCCGACCGGCTGGAAGTTCTTCGGCAATCTGCTCGATGCCGGGCGCATCACGCTCTGCGGCGAGGAGAGCTTCGGCACCGGCTCGGATCATGTGCGCGAGAAGGACGGGCTGTGGGCGGTGCTGTTCTGGCTCAATCTGCTGGCGGTGCGGCAACAGTCGGTCGCCGAGATCCTCACCGATCACTGGCGCCGGTTCGGGCGCAACTTCTACACCCGGCACGATTACGAGGGCGTGGATCTGGAGGCCGCCGAGGGACTGGTCGATCATCTGCGCCGACTGCTGCCCGATCTGCCCGGCCGTCAACTCGGGGCGGAGACCGTGAGCTATGCCGACGATTTCGCCTATACCGACCCCATCGACGGCAGCGTCTCCGAACGCCAGGGCATCCGCATCGGCTTTGCGAGCGGCGCGCGCATCGTCTATCGACTCTCGGGCACCGGCACCTCTGGGGCCACGCTGCGGGTCTATCTCGAATACTTTGAACCGAACCCGGCGCTACACCACCGCGACACTCAGGACGCCATGCGCCCGCTCGTCCTCATCGCGCGCGAACTGGCCCAGATCGAGACCCGCACCGGACGCACTGAACCGGATGTCGTAACCTGA
- a CDS encoding Na+/H+ antiporter subunit E: MTGSKSTLGAILLRLLLFACAWLVIAGTDPTSWIIGAPAVIAATWASLRLSRRDGGSPRLLAALVFVPFFLWQSLKGGLDVAWRVMRPRMHIAPGIHTYRLRLTNASARVVLLDTLSLLPGTLSADLRGDVLTVHALDAADGALLDADIAQLEQRIGTLFGERLVAPTSEAGPEQTDILSCRDAKAAQT, encoded by the coding sequence ATGACAGGATCCAAATCGACCCTCGGCGCCATCCTGCTGCGCCTCCTGCTCTTTGCCTGTGCCTGGCTGGTGATCGCCGGGACCGATCCGACCTCCTGGATCATCGGCGCACCGGCGGTGATCGCGGCGACCTGGGCCAGTCTGCGCCTGAGCCGGCGCGATGGCGGATCACCGCGCCTGCTCGCGGCTTTGGTTTTCGTGCCCTTCTTTCTCTGGCAGTCGCTCAAGGGCGGACTCGACGTAGCCTGGCGCGTGATGCGGCCAAGGATGCACATCGCACCGGGCATACACACCTATCGGCTCAGACTGACGAACGCCTCGGCCCGGGTGGTGCTGCTCGACACGCTCAGTCTGCTGCCGGGCACGCTGAGCGCGGATCTGCGCGGCGACGTCCTGACAGTCCATGCGCTCGACGCCGCCGACGGTGCGCTACTCGACGCCGACATCGCGCAACTGGAACAACGAATCGGCACGCTCTTTGGCGAGCGGCTCGTGGCCCCGACCAGTGAGGCCGGCCCTGAACAGACGGACATCCTGTCCTGCCGGGACGCCAAAGCCGCCCAGACGTGA
- the hemN gene encoding oxygen-independent coproporphyrinogen III oxidase, giving the protein MEQGVSFDLDLIRRYDQSGPRYTSYPTAVEFDESFDEAAYKAACARSNESGRPLSLYFHIPFCDTVCFYCACNKIATKDRSLAPPYLERVYRELEMQSALFDKSRVVEQLHWGGGTPTFLSHDQMVELMDVTRRHFTLADDETGEFSIEIDPREADASTVKLLRRIGFNRMSLGVQDFDERVQAAVNRFQTEAQTMTVLEAALAEGFRSTSIDLIYGLPFQSVESFMKTLERVIEVNPQRLSVFNYAHLPERFKPQRRINEADLPAPQVKLDILQSTIARLTEAGYVFIGMDHFARPDDELAVAQRAGTLYRNFQGYSTHAHCDLIGIGVTSIGMIDNTYGQNRRELNEYYADIDAGRLPVFRGLELNRDDLIRRDVITRLICHFQLDKAAVAAQWGIVFDDYFADSLAKLKGMEEDGLVTVDADSIRIQARGRLLVRNICMAFDAYLAVKTGPIGFSKVI; this is encoded by the coding sequence GTGGAGCAAGGCGTTTCCTTCGACCTTGATTTGATTCGTCGCTACGACCAGAGCGGTCCGCGCTATACCTCGTATCCCACGGCGGTCGAGTTCGACGAATCCTTCGACGAGGCGGCCTACAAGGCGGCCTGCGCACGCAGCAACGAAAGCGGCCGGCCGCTCTCGCTCTATTTCCACATCCCTTTCTGCGACACGGTCTGCTTCTATTGCGCCTGCAACAAGATCGCGACCAAGGACCGCTCACTGGCGCCGCCCTATCTGGAGCGCGTCTATCGCGAGCTGGAGATGCAGTCGGCCCTGTTCGACAAGTCGCGTGTCGTCGAGCAACTGCACTGGGGCGGCGGCACCCCGACCTTCCTCAGCCACGACCAGATGGTCGAGCTGATGGACGTGACGCGCCGTCATTTCACCTTGGCCGATGACGAGACCGGCGAATTCTCGATCGAGATCGACCCGCGCGAGGCCGATGCCTCCACCGTCAAGCTGCTGCGCCGGATCGGGTTCAACCGCATGAGTCTCGGCGTACAGGACTTCGACGAGCGGGTGCAGGCGGCGGTCAACCGCTTCCAGACCGAGGCCCAGACCATGACGGTGCTGGAGGCCGCGCTCGCCGAGGGGTTCCGCTCGACCAGTATCGATCTGATCTACGGCCTGCCGTTCCAGTCGGTCGAGAGCTTCATGAAGACCCTGGAGCGCGTGATCGAGGTCAATCCGCAGCGTCTGTCGGTATTCAACTATGCGCATCTGCCCGAGCGCTTCAAGCCGCAGCGACGCATCAACGAAGCCGATCTGCCCGCGCCTCAGGTCAAGCTCGACATCCTGCAATCGACCATCGCGCGTCTGACCGAGGCCGGCTATGTCTTCATCGGCATGGACCACTTCGCCCGTCCCGACGACGAGCTGGCCGTCGCCCAGCGCGCCGGCACCCTGTACCGCAACTTCCAGGGTTACTCGACCCACGCCCATTGCGACCTGATCGGCATCGGTGTCACCTCGATCGGCATGATCGACAACACCTACGGTCAGAACCGCCGCGAACTCAACGAGTATTACGCCGACATCGACGCCGGGCGTCTGCCGGTGTTCCGGGGTCTCGAACTCAACCGTGACGATCTGATCCGGCGCGATGTCATCACCCGGCTGATCTGCCATTTCCAGCTCGACAAGGCGGCGGTTGCGGCTCAGTGGGGCATCGTCTTCGACGACTATTTCGCCGACAGTCTCGCCAAGCTCAAGGGCATGGAAGAGGATGGGCTGGTGACGGTCGACGCCGACAGTATCCGCATCCAGGCGCGTGGCCGACTGCTGGTGCGCAACATCTGTATGGCCTTCGATGCCTATCTGGCCGTCAAGACCGGCCCGATCGGTTTCTCCAAGGTCATCTGA
- the prmB gene encoding 50S ribosomal protein L3 N(5)-glutamine methyltransferase — MAEQPDGLISIQDFVRWGASRFNAAGLHFGHGTDNAIDEAALLVLSALHLDPNLPANFRDCRLTPAERVRVCELIDRRVVERVPAAYLIGRAWFAGLEFRVDEQVLVPRSPIAELVEVGFDPWIDADRVGRVLDLCTGSGCIGIAAAVYLPDADVDLVDISPEALVIARDNVERHGVGDRVHIFESDLFAALGDQRYDVIVSNPPYVSRAEFEALPTEYHNEPHLGLLAGEDGLDIVLRILDEAADHLNERGILVVEVGNSLPFLESRLPGVPFTWIEFERGGEGVFLLTREQLLDYRPLIEEALYS, encoded by the coding sequence ATGGCAGAGCAGCCAGACGGTTTGATCTCGATTCAGGACTTCGTGCGCTGGGGCGCGAGCCGCTTCAACGCGGCCGGCCTCCACTTCGGGCACGGTACCGATAACGCCATCGACGAGGCGGCGCTACTGGTGCTGAGCGCCCTGCACCTCGACCCCAATCTGCCCGCGAACTTCCGCGACTGCCGGCTCACCCCGGCCGAGCGGGTGCGCGTCTGCGAGCTCATCGACCGCCGGGTCGTCGAGCGCGTGCCGGCGGCCTATCTGATCGGGCGTGCCTGGTTCGCGGGACTGGAGTTCCGGGTCGACGAACAGGTGCTGGTACCGCGCTCGCCGATCGCCGAGCTGGTCGAGGTCGGGTTCGATCCCTGGATCGACGCCGATCGTGTCGGCCGGGTGCTGGATCTGTGCACCGGCAGCGGCTGCATCGGCATCGCGGCGGCGGTCTATCTGCCGGACGCCGATGTCGATCTGGTCGACATCTCGCCCGAGGCGCTGGTCATCGCCCGTGACAACGTCGAGCGCCACGGCGTCGGCGACCGGGTGCATATCTTCGAGTCCGATCTGTTCGCCGCGCTCGGCGATCAGCGTTACGACGTGATCGTCTCCAACCCGCCCTATGTCTCACGCGCCGAGTTCGAAGCGCTGCCGACCGAGTATCACAACGAGCCGCATCTGGGTCTGCTCGCCGGCGAGGACGGACTCGACATCGTGCTGCGCATCCTCGACGAAGCCGCCGACCATCTCAACGAGCGCGGCATCCTGGTCGTCGAGGTCGGCAACTCGCTGCCCTTCCTGGAGTCGCGTCTGCCGGGCGTGCCCTTCACCTGGATCGAATTCGAGCGCGGCGGGGAGGGGGTCTTCCTGCTCACGCGCGAGCAGCTCCTCGACTACCGGCCGCTCATCGAGGAGGCACTCTATTCCTGA
- the adk gene encoding adenylate kinase, protein MRIILLGGPGAGKGTQAGFIKAHFNIPQISTGDMLRAHVKQGTELGLAAKKIMDEGGLVSDDIIIGMVKERITEADCANGCLFDGFPRTLAQADALKDAGIHIDAVVEIDVPDEEIIKRMSGRRVHQASGRTYHVVFNPPKVEGLDDETGEPLIQRDDDREETVKARLQVYHDQTEPLIGYYSSWAEQGGEGAPRYIKIHGIGQVEDIRTQILAGLEAL, encoded by the coding sequence ATGCGCATCATCCTGCTCGGCGGCCCAGGCGCGGGTAAGGGCACCCAGGCCGGCTTCATCAAGGCGCACTTCAACATTCCGCAGATTTCGACCGGCGACATGCTGCGCGCGCACGTCAAGCAGGGCACCGAGCTGGGTCTGGCCGCCAAAAAGATCATGGACGAGGGTGGCCTGGTCTCCGACGACATCATCATCGGCATGGTCAAGGAGCGCATCACCGAGGCCGATTGCGCCAACGGCTGTCTGTTCGACGGTTTCCCGCGCACGCTGGCCCAGGCCGACGCACTCAAGGACGCCGGCATCCATATCGACGCCGTGGTCGAGATCGACGTGCCGGACGAGGAGATCATCAAGCGCATGTCCGGCCGGCGCGTGCACCAGGCCTCGGGTCGCACCTATCACGTCGTCTTCAATCCGCCCAAGGTCGAGGGCCTCGACGATGAAACCGGCGAGCCGCTGATCCAGCGCGACGACGACCGCGAGGAGACCGTCAAGGCCCGTCTCCAGGTCTATCACGACCAGACCGAGCCGCTGATCGGCTATTACTCCTCCTGGGCCGAGCAGGGCGGCGAGGGTGCGCCGCGCTACATCAAAATCCACGGTATCGGTCAGGTCGAGGACATCCGCACCCAGATCCTGGCCGGACTCGAAGCGCTCTGA
- a CDS encoding Rrf2 family transcriptional regulator, with amino-acid sequence MRLSTKGRYAVTAMLDLALHAGKGPVTLADISSSQGISLSYLEQLFAALRAKKLVRGVRGPGGGYYLGRAPSEISIANIICAVDEWVELTRCGGRQNCHEGQRCLTHHLWDQLSDEIFRFLSDISLQDLVDRGGHPKLEFAAPRVTLEPEKQRHAA; translated from the coding sequence ATGAGACTATCGACCAAAGGCAGATACGCCGTGACCGCCATGCTCGATCTGGCCCTGCACGCAGGCAAGGGACCGGTGACGCTGGCGGACATTTCATCCAGTCAAGGCATCTCGCTGTCCTATCTGGAACAGCTGTTCGCCGCCCTGCGCGCCAAGAAGCTGGTGCGCGGCGTGCGTGGTCCGGGCGGCGGCTATTATCTGGGCCGTGCTCCGAGCGAGATCTCGATCGCCAACATCATCTGTGCCGTCGACGAGTGGGTGGAGCTGACGCGCTGCGGCGGGCGCCAGAACTGTCACGAGGGCCAGCGCTGTCTGACGCATCATCTCTGGGACCAGTTGAGCGACGAAATCTTCAGGTTTCTCAGCGACATCTCGCTCCAGGATCTGGTCGATCGGGGCGGGCATCCCAAGCTCGAATTCGCCGCGCCGCGCGTCACGCTCGAACCCGAAAAACAGCGTCACGCGGCCTGA
- the trxA gene encoding thioredoxin: MAVVELDTANFEQTIQNNAFVIVDFWAPWCGPCRSFAPVYEKVSEDFPDIVFAKLNTEEHQAIAGHFQIRSIPTLMIFRDQIIIFSQAGALPEGSFRDLLTKAGELDMDDVRRQIAEQSNAQA; encoded by the coding sequence ATGGCCGTCGTCGAGCTTGATACCGCCAATTTCGAACAAACCATCCAGAACAACGCCTTCGTGATCGTCGATTTCTGGGCGCCCTGGTGTGGCCCCTGCCGTTCCTTCGCCCCCGTCTACGAGAAGGTCTCGGAGGACTTCCCGGACATCGTTTTTGCCAAGCTCAACACCGAAGAGCATCAGGCGATCGCGGGCCATTTTCAGATCCGTTCCATCCCGACGCTGATGATCTTCCGCGATCAGATCATCATCTTCTCGCAGGCCGGCGCATTGCCCGAAGGGTCCTTCCGCGATCTGCTCACCAAGGCCGGCGAACTCGACATGGACGACGTGCGCCGCCAGATCGCCGAGCAGTCCAACGCTCAGGCTTGA
- a CDS encoding long-chain-fatty-acid--CoA ligase, which translates to MAFSRTLPELFRHTAKRFDDAPAILTDERIWTYADLDDASDGIAAGLAERGIAPGDRVGLYCPNGAAFVCGYLGILKAGACVVPINLLLPPTAIAFVLNDAGAKALCFHAAFAEQAAAALTEVPGVTLRLGIGPVDPETVDVRLDALTTAANPSAPRIDPDQEPAVILYTSGTTGRPKGAVLTHANLAANATAVAEVLEIRSGADGDRVLVVLPMFHAFAATVGLLMPLLAGAALVPVARFDAALITEAIGTHRATLFLGVPSLYAVLLRLDDAQVARWGSVRLCVSGGAAMPEAVMQAFETRFAIPILEGDGPTECGPVTCVNPPAGPRKPCSVGPALPGVEMRIADPDGNWLPDGEHGEVCVRGPSVMRGYWNLPEETRASFHGDWFRTGDLGWRDSDGWFYLVDRIKDLIITNGMNVYPRIIEEVLIRHPGVAEAAVVGEPHPLHGEIPIAYVTATPGQGELDTHDLKDWCRARLGRHEVPRRIECVATLPKNASGKILKRELRRTGEHERGVRLS; encoded by the coding sequence ATGGCATTCTCACGCACGCTTCCCGAACTCTTCCGGCATACCGCCAAACGCTTTGACGATGCCCCGGCCATCCTCACCGATGAGCGCATCTGGACCTATGCAGACCTCGATGACGCCAGTGACGGTATCGCCGCCGGTCTGGCCGAGCGCGGCATCGCGCCTGGCGATCGGGTCGGACTCTATTGTCCAAACGGAGCGGCCTTCGTCTGCGGCTATCTCGGCATCCTCAAGGCCGGCGCCTGTGTCGTTCCGATCAATCTGCTACTGCCGCCGACGGCCATCGCGTTCGTGCTGAACGATGCCGGCGCCAAAGCACTCTGCTTCCATGCGGCCTTTGCCGAGCAGGCTGCCGCCGCGTTGACCGAGGTGCCCGGCGTGACCCTGCGTCTGGGGATCGGTCCGGTCGACCCCGAAACGGTCGATGTCCGGCTCGACGCGCTCACCACCGCCGCCAATCCATCCGCGCCGCGCATCGATCCCGACCAGGAGCCGGCCGTGATCCTCTACACGTCCGGTACCACAGGCCGACCCAAGGGCGCTGTGCTCACCCATGCCAATCTGGCGGCCAATGCCACGGCCGTGGCCGAGGTACTGGAGATCCGCTCCGGTGCCGACGGCGATCGCGTTCTGGTCGTGCTGCCGATGTTTCATGCCTTTGCCGCGACGGTTGGCCTGCTGATGCCCTTGCTCGCCGGGGCGGCGCTGGTTCCGGTGGCGCGCTTCGATGCCGCCCTGATCACGGAGGCCATCGGCACCCACCGCGCGACCCTCTTTCTTGGCGTGCCGAGTCTGTACGCTGTGCTGCTGCGACTCGACGACGCCCAGGTCGCGCGCTGGGGATCGGTGCGGCTGTGCGTCTCAGGCGGGGCGGCCATGCCCGAGGCGGTCATGCAGGCGTTCGAGACGCGCTTCGCGATCCCGATCCTGGAGGGCGACGGCCCCACCGAATGCGGGCCTGTCACCTGTGTCAATCCACCAGCCGGGCCGCGCAAGCCGTGCTCGGTCGGGCCGGCGCTACCGGGTGTGGAGATGCGTATCGCCGACCCGGACGGAAACTGGCTGCCCGACGGTGAACATGGCGAGGTCTGCGTGCGCGGCCCGAGTGTCATGCGCGGCTACTGGAACCTGCCCGAGGAGACGCGGGCCAGCTTCCATGGTGACTGGTTCCGTACCGGCGATCTCGGTTGGCGTGACAGTGACGGCTGGTTCTATCTGGTCGATCGGATCAAGGATCTGATCATCACCAACGGCATGAACGTCTACCCCCGGATCATCGAAGAGGTGCTGATCCGCCATCCTGGCGTGGCCGAGGCCGCTGTCGTCGGCGAACCGCACCCGCTGCATGGCGAGATCCCGATCGCCTACGTCACCGCAACACCGGGACAGGGTGAACTCGACACGCACGACCTGAAGGACTGGTGCCGCGCTCGACTCGGCCGTCATGAAGTGCCCCGGCGCATCGAGTGTGTCGCGACCCTGCCGAAGAATGCCTCTGGCAAGATCCTCAAGCGCGAGCTGCGCCGTACCGGCGAGCATGAACGCGGGGTCCGGCTGTCATAG